From Xenopus tropicalis strain Nigerian chromosome 3, UCB_Xtro_10.0, whole genome shotgun sequence, the proteins below share one genomic window:
- the LOC116409450 gene encoding stress protein DDR48-like, with product MWLRAICGGAIWIAAEAEKQMDKTMGKLNLEGAVFPKDYEYSTNDDPMGAVLTNDDEYSTNDDPMGAVLASGDKYSTNDDPMGAVLTNDDEYSTNDDPMGAVLTNDDEYSINDDPMGAVLTNGDEYSTNDDPMGAVLTNGDEYSTNDDPMGAVLTNGDEYSTNDDPMGAVLTNDDEYSTNDDPMGAVLTNGDEYSTNDDPMGAVLANVDEYSTNDDPMGAVPTNGDEYSTNDDPMGAVLTNDGEYSTNDDPMGAVLANGDEYSTNDDPMGAVPTNGDEYSTNDDPMGAVLANGDEYSTNDDPMGAVLANDDEYSTNDDPMGAVLANGDEYSTNDDPMGAVLTNDDEYSTNDDPMGAVLTNDDEYSTNDDPMGAVLTNDGEYSTNDDPMGAVLANGDEYSTNDDPMGAALTNDDE from the exons ATGTGGCTGCGTGCCATTTGTGGGGGCGCAATTTGGATAGCAGCAGAAGCAGAAAAGCAGATGGATAAGACCATGGGCAAGCTGAACCTGGAG ggggcagtgtttcccaaGGATTATGAGTACAGTACCAATGATGACCCTATGGGGGCAGTGCTTACCAATGATGATGAGTACAGTACCAATGATGACCCTATGGGGGCAGTGCTTGCCAGTGGTGACAAGTACAGTACCAATGATGACCCTATGGGAGCAGTGCTTACCAATGATGATGAGTACAGTACCAATGATGACCCTATGGGGGCAGTGCTTACCAATGATGATGAGTACAGTATCAATGATGACCCTATGGGAGCAGTGCTTACCAATGGTGACGAGTACAGTACCAATGATGACCCTATGGGGGCAGTGCTTACCAATGGTGATGAGTACAGTACCAATGATGACCCTATGGGAGCAGTGCTTACCAATGGTGATGAGTACAGTACCAATGATGACCCTATGGGAGCAGTGCTTACCAATGATGATGAGTACAGTACCAATGATGACCCTATGGGGGCAGTGCTTACCAATGGTGACGAGTACAGTACCAATGATGACCCTATGGGGGCAGTGCTTGCCAATGTTGATGAGTACAGTACCAATGATGACCCTATGGGGGCAGTGCCTACCAATGGTGACGAGTACAGTACCAATGATGACCCTATGGGGGCAGTGCTTACCAATGATGGTGAGTACAGTACCAATGATGACCCTATGGGGGCAGTGCTTGCCAATGGTGACGAGTACAGTACCAATGATGACCCTATGGGGGCAGTGCCTACCAATGGTGACGAGTACAGTACCAATGATGACCCTATGGGGGCAGTGCTTGCCAATGGTGACGAGTACAGTACCAATGATGACCCTATGGGGGCAGTGCTTGCCAATGATGACGAGTACAGTACCAATGATGACCCTATGGGGGCAGTGCTTGCCAATGGTGACGAGTACAGTACCAATGATGACCCTATGGGGGCAGTGCTTACCAATGATGACGAGTACAGTACCAATGATGACCCTATGGGGGCAGTGCTTACCAATGATGACGAGTACAGTACCAATGATGACCCTATGGGGGCAGTGCTTACCAATGATGGTGAGTACAGTACCAATGATGACCCTATGGGGGCAGTGCTTGCCAATGGTGACGAGTACAGTACCAATGATGACCCTATGGGGGCAGCGCTTACCAATGATGACGAGTAG
- the ninj2 gene encoding ninjurin-2, whose amino-acid sequence MCTSSCAPTHNSAPTHNSAPSQNPNTQLEQQRDMGTEGERISMEVDNRRRERGSALNINHYATKKSLAESMLDVALFMANTAQLKAVLEQGPSFTYYITLITLISISLALQIVIGILLIIIARKNLNDVSKQPQLNVLNNAATGLVFLTVLINIFITAFGVQKSGLYPSRG is encoded by the exons ATGTGTACGTCCAGCTGTGCCCCCACCCATAACAGTGCCCCCACCCATAACAGTGCCCCCAGCCAGAACCCAAACACTCAGCTGGAGCAGCAGAGAGACATGGGGACAGAGGGCGAGCGGATCAGCATGGAG GTGGATAAtagaagaagggagagagggtCAGCATTAAATATTAACCATTATGCCACCAAGAAGAGCCTGGCAGAGAGCATGCTGGATGTGGCGCTATTCATGGCAAACACGGCGCAGCTAAAGGCTGTTTTGGAGCAGGGCCCCTCTTTCACCTACTATATCACCCTCATAACTCTCATCAGCATCTCACTGGCCCTACAGATCGTCATTGGTATCCTACTCATCATCATTG CTCGTAAGAACCTGAATGACGTTTCCAAGCAGCCGCAGCTCAATGTGCTGAATAACGCGGCCACGGGATTGGTCTTCCTCACTGTGCTGATCAATATCTTCATCACGGCTTTTGGGGTGCAAAAAAGTGGTCTGTACCCCTCCAGGGGGTAG